CAGGCGACTGCTCCAGACGTACTAGTGGAATTCACCATAAGGGCATGTTGCAGGACATGCATAAGTTTGGAGTTGTGTACATGCCAAGAAAAATGTGAGCGACTATGCTTGAAACTTGAGGTAAACCAGGTTAGTATTGTCTTAATATGCAATATGGCGTAATATACAATATGCAAGCAAGTCTGCACATATCAGCTTGGCAGTTTCAGTTGTGAATTGTTGCAGAAAGTTGTCTGACCACTAAATGTCGCAACATTTCAGCTGGGTTGAAGAATGGCTGGCTCATCAGGACCCCGACCAAGTCTTTTGCCGTCTATGCAGCAACTGCCACAGAAAAGACAGAGTGGATGGCACATATCAACAAATGTGTTGAGGACACTATCAGGAAAAGTATGTGAACTTGCCCTTGTGCTTGCTGTTGTTCAGGTGCTCTATTTTTGGCCAGCAAGATTAAAGATAGTTCCCTGATGTCATGACATTAAACGCTCAATGCTACTGCACTTGTATTTTATATTCTATAGCTACAGCCATGTATTTACTGTAGCATAGTGCTTATATTTCGCAGTGTATGAATTTTTTGCTTGTATTTCACTTGTACTTGGATAGCTGGAAAATACCCAACCAAGGagcatgctgctgtgtgggttCCTGATGCTGAGGCCGGTTACTGCATGCACTGTCGAAAGACCCAGTTCACCATGCTGAACCGTCGGGTATGTTTGCCACATTCttgaaacatttttcttttttgcagtacAATCACTTGAGAAGGCTGCTAAAGTCCTCTTTGGTTGATGTCCGATTTTATAGGAATGTGTTCTGCGTACAGTAATCAGTATTGTGAGAGTATGTGTTGTCAGCTGGCTTCCCATATTACCTGTACTTCATACATTTTCATTCCGCGGAAAAGGTTGGGGATAGATAGCACATGAGATCTAAGCAATGCATATGTACTCTGGTAAGCAAGAGTGTACAGATCACAGGCTCACTGAAAAAAACTGAATGTATTTGTAATTCGCACACACAAACTGAAATTGAAAAGTGCACTGGAAAGTTCGCAATGCCACGTTTTGACTGTAGTCCTCCATATCAATTTACATTGGTAGGCAGAGATGAAAATTGCCTTTATCACAGGATCCCTGGTCCGTACGCTTTTGCTGGGGAAGAACATGTGCCTATTTTTATAATGGCGAGATGGTGGAGAGCTGAACTGAATATGAAATAAAAGAGTTTGTTAAAAGCTGGAAAAATAAGTTAAGCTGAATTGAGAAAGGCCAGAGAGGAGGCAAGTAGCGTTGTAATCTTTTGTACATTTGGTGGATCATGGAGGAAGCACTGCTGATTTTACTGTCACATTAGTTACAAGCATTGCCCCCCACGTTTATGGCATTGCGTCTCTGCCAGAAAGCAAGTGCAGAATTTCTTGAATGAGGTCCACTGCTTTGTATATCAGGGGGTGGTAGCTGTCTCATGGACCTGTATCACTTGCATATGCCCATGACTATTACTACAATACTATGTCAGCTATTGCAGTGGTTTACCAAGCAGCACTGCCTTGTCATTCATTTTGGCCTGCTTGTTCCACACATGTTGCAGCACCACTGCCGCAAGTGTGGTACCGTGGTCTGTGGCCCCTGCTCCAACCGCAAGTTCCTACTGCCAGCGCAGTCCACCAAGCCTCTGCGGGTCTGCCTCACCTGCTACGACGCTTTGTCAAGGGCGTCCATCTTGGAGTTGACCACAGGTGGCATGGCGAGAGGTGAGGGCACATTTTCTTGATCTTGGAGAGCATTGCACTTCAGCCTTATTGGTAAGACTAGCTCAAATGTTCAGCGCAGTAGAGAGGTGAAGACAAAGCGCATCTGCTATACCGCACACGAGCACTAACTTTAGCAAACAGTGGAGCCTCGTTCAttcgttctgaaaaaaaaaaagcaagaactcACTAACCGGGAAAATGTACCATCAGAAGTCACTAAAAATTACAGCAGAATTTGTCTCACGATGACTGACAATGGTAATGCGAATACCAGTCGAGCAGTGTAGCGACGGGCCATATTCCCGAAGTCACGATTATTTACCAcgagtacagtggaatctcaatataacgaacttcaggggaccgtgGTAAATTGTTTGCTATTCTGAAAGattgttatagtgaaagccccaaaattaaccattcccCCCATCAACCCATCAATTCATAAGTTGTCGCCATATGAGCTGTAAATCGCTGTACTCATTCAAGTGGTTTCCTGCTAAACTTTGCAGTTCAGCAAAAGATGGACAAGCCAGTCACTGGTGCCGACTCCTCCGGAGAAGATGACTCTGACTATGACGATGATGACAACAGACGGGCAGATGGTTCTGCAGACAATGGGCTGTCCAAGGACATAGATGGCCTGACATTTGATGAGAAGGTACCCCACTTGATTTTTAGCAACTGCATTTttaagagcatgtgaattccttTTTGTTTAAGACAATCTTACCCTAATTAAAGTATATTGTCTCAGAATATTTGGTCAACAATGCCAACAAGGACGCAACAAAATGATGACACTGAAGGAGCGCCTAGTCTCGAGCGAATGTTTAAAACATTGCGTGCTCTGACATTCGTGTACATCCCATTCATAATATTTGAACGTATCGCACCTCTTTCCCTCCTTGCTAAATAGTTTTTCAAATTTCATTcacctatggtgttgggctgctgagcgcaaggtcgcgggattgaatcccggccacggtggccgcattacgatgggggcgaaatgcgaaaacacctgtgtacttagatttacgtgcacgttaaagaaccccaggtggtccaaatttccggagtcccccactacggcgtgcctcataatcagaaagtagttttggcacatgaaaccccataatttaaatttcaTTCACGTTACTTTTTCCTACACAAAGCAGTATGTCCAGAGTGATTAATTCTAAGATTGTGGCTGTGTAGTGTGGCATGTTTACACGGTTTGCTAGGGCCTCAGTTGCAGAATATAAGCAGACAGAGCTTGGCTTGTTCTCATAATTCATTACATGCTATCTTTTGGAAGCCACCAATGCCTACAGAATGCGGTAACTTTATAACAAAAGTTCCTGATGGCATTGTAGATACTATTGTTGATGGGCGGGAACAGGGTGAGCCACACAGCATCCTCCCATTTGTCTTGACAGGATGACAGGCTCGACATAGCTGAGTACTTTTATGGCATACTaattgtacagtgaaacctcgttaaaccgtagttgtcgggagctcggaaaaagtatgtactaaacggtagtgctgcttaaccgaaatagcatgagatcgcccacttacctgtcaaaaacggaactcggagaggctgtgatgaaagggaaaaaacatgcagtatgcAAAAACAaacgtgttattttcgtttgatgccgcggcggcctagcagcgacgacagcggcctcaaacttgaactgtgagccagcttttcagccagccccctcttctcggcaaacacttgcatggcagattcctcgttggcgttgcatattctccggGCACAGGCGCAGTAGTGTTGCAGAAATCacggggcaccttttcattgtggggtgctgttctcgtcgcagCGATTGTATTCACGAGGTTGACGTAACGCGTAGCTTCGGCCACTGCCGGGCCagaatcgcccatgctgtcgctttccatgtcgtccttATCAATGTTGCTAGCCGACACTTCGGTAACAtcagaggcaacgatggtgaatagtcgaacctcgtagccgacatctcttcggggtcgcagcagcgctgccacgctacttcgcattccaaatgccacataccatagtcaacagcagatccctgtcgcgggccagcgttgagttcttcgtgtcacgttagacagcacgaacgatgtctaatttttcttctatgctgagcacccggcatctTTGTTATTTGCGCTTTGGCATGACGGGAGTCCTTGACTGCACGacaccacaacgctctctggcacggcaacgaaattatgttgatgttgatgtggcttcacgtgcaaacacacagggcgcatggaggccgttgttccaatCTCTAAAGCTTGTTGTAATGCTGGGCCGCCCAATGGAGACGCCGCACTGTCGTGTTTgcgcaacgaaaagtggaaacactatgtgttaaccgatacgtacacggaacaagctggtacagtttatgcggatacaaaacagattatgttcaatggccgctgagtcggggatttgactttactatttttaaaacgaaactgctgtttaagtgggtacagtttaacgaggttttgctGTACTATGATACTATAACATGCTGATGCTATAAGGTACATCTCAAGGCAAGGCTTGAGCATTAGTGCTAAGGACTTCCTATTTGATGGAAGCATGTTGGAGTGATTATGAATGCAGCGATGGCAAGAAGTAATCTACTTAGATGACCATAGTTTATTGCTACCATTAAGATTACCTCTGAGAGTGTTGTTTTCAATGAGACCAAGTGCTGGGCGAGTCAGCATGTGATCAACTAAGACAAAAACCTTCCACAAGGAGTATAGAGGACGGTTGCTGATTTGGTGCTCTGCATTCCTGTTATATATGAGCCTTTTTTTGCCAGTTTTTGTCTTGGTTGTTATCAGTAAGCAGAGTATAATCCAAACTCTGTAATAGAATTGCATTATTAGCTTTGCTCTACCTTGCTGACTCAAATCGGTGCACTGAAAACTATGGTTTGCATCGGCCAATCTGGAATGAAAGCTAGCTGCATGTCAGCGAGAAAAGAGCAGAGCTTGTCCATTGCGAACAGTTAATCCTTCCGTGAGCCTTCTGTTCAGCGTCATCATGGACAAGATTAGTTGCAGGCAGTGGATgagcctttcctcctttttctgcgACATGCAGCTGGCTCTTGTCTGATTGGCTAACATGACTCACAGCTTTCGTTGTATACTTCACAGTTCTTGTGAGATGGGCTACAACCATGCTCACACACTTTGACTGTGATGGGcatgaaaagaaaatgagaacaTTTAGATTTTAGAAGCTACACTACCACGCTGATTACGTCATCAGTATTtggattcaaaaaaaaaaaatttagatatTCTTTGGGGTTTATCTTGCATGCAAACAAAAATTGTTGTCAAACTTTGCAAATGCCTCCTTTATTTAAGACTCGGTGTTCGTTAATTTCCTGTCAGGAACGCTTTGTCGCAGTGATAGGCATATATGAAACCAAGGAAACGAAGGTTTCAATGTCTTGGACCAGTGCTCGTCCAATTTACTTCTCTTCCTGTATGAGTGTTTATTAAGTCCATACTGCAAACACGAAGGTGAAAACCAAGGgaagcatagggtaaattacctGTTTTAAATGAAATGTGGACATAAtgaagagaaatgaaagtggatgacaaaatAACTTACCCCAAGTTgcttttttgtccactttcatttccctttatttcatttacatgTTTCAGTTAAAGCAAGTGACTTATCTTatgcttttcttgttttcattttctgTTCGCTTCGTATGATTGTTACTAACAAAAATAAAGCCCCTGGATAACCCTTCTTCATGATATGTGCATGCCATGATCTGAAAGTACCGTGAACATAGTCGAGGAAATATGTGCATGATAGATGACGATtcttgtttggggacaagataagcctccACTGTGCAGATTTCTTGGGGAGCGTAAGCCTCAAGCTGCAGTTCTTTTTCCCACAGCCCACCTTCTACGGAGACATGATGGAAGCCAAGAGCCCCGAGTTGGAGGTTGCCGAAGAAGCCAAAGCAGTGCCGGTGTCGACGCATCCGGAAGAGTCGAGCAGCTTGCAAGACGTGTCGCCCACTTACGAGAACGTAAAAGGAGATGCCCCGGCGGTGGACCCCATGGCTGGAGGAGAACCCCACCCGGACGGACACTGAGGCTGCCTGTTTATGCTGTCCATGCGATGCAATCCTTTGCCCCCGGGGCATCTTTTGTTCGAAGGTGCTTTCTACACTGTTTGGGATTACTCGTGCACTTGTTGCTGCGTGGTGCTGGTTTCCTGCATTCGTGCGGCTGCCTTTTGATGTGGGCCATCCAGGGTTGGGGGTTCAATTTTTTTCCCCCGAGATATCTGCAACATCACACTGAGAAACTGTCCCATTTTACGAAAGTCCAATGTTGCATCTTGCAATGTGGCACGGATCTTTCAAACTGCATTCTTCTAAGGCAGATTGAATACTTGTCTAGTGCTTCTGATGGTGCGTGGCCTGTCTACAGGCGTGACTTATTGTTGCTTCGGTTCTTCTAGTATACTTAATGATGCAGCTCCTTTCTCAATTCGTAATTTTGAATAAGGCCTATGTTATTTTCAGGTATTGCTATGTTGTACAACACTTGCAGAATGAAATGTGACAGGGAGACTTTAAAGTATAACACGCTATATATACACACAGTTACTTGAGAGTGCCGCGTCATGTCGTTACGAATCTGGTCATTAAAGGCAATGCGGACTGTGATCTTGAGTGAAAGAGCCAAAATTACACTGATGTCGCACCAACGGCAGATGGTGGAAATGAAAGTATGCACATTTGTTAGATGCTTTGTTAATGCATCTCATTCCGTGAGTAAAGTACAGGTTGAATCTTCAAGCTATGCTGTACGAACTGAAGGTATACTTGCAAGCCTCTGCTTTAAAGCACTGGATAGCTTGTTGCATTTTTCAGATGTCCATAAGATGGGACCACTTTGCAATGCAAATAAGCAGGATTGTGTCAATGTGTGCTACACCTATTCGTGATAGTCAGTTGAGAGAGAGCTTGTTATGGAAGTCATTGGAAGAAATTTGCTTGGTACGGTGCATCAAAGGTGACCACCTGTTTCTAGCAGAACTAAAACAGTATTAGCGTGCTTTAGCGTAGCGTGAATGTTATATATTGGAAGACATGTTCCGAGACCAGTAATGACGTTGTGATCAATTTATGATGTGCTAGAAGCTTGCTTTCTTGTATTCCACTACCCCTCTCTTTGATAAACGAAAGGTGCAGGATTACTTTCTTAATTACAAGCTTGCTGACACATTTAAGCCACGAAATTTTAAGCGGTCATTGCAATAAGCGTTGTGTGCGCTTTGAGCATGACATCATAGGATGTTTCTGCTCGTACTGCTTTTCGCATCAAGGTCTTCCAGTATTGTGACACAGGTCTGCGCTATGCAAAAAATCTTTTGTCTTAGCACCAGTTCAATGGCAAAAACTGTGCGAAGCTCGCTTGGCAGTTGTCAGCGAGTGTAACATACTTCAACTGAGACACATCATAGGGTAACAACATAGGCAGCGTGCTGTCATGTTACGCACAACTTGGCACCAGAACTCATTTGCTGCCTGTCATAAGTGCCTGCTGAGCAGAGCTTCGTCCTGACATGATTAGCACGGAGTTGACTTCGTAGCTGCACATTGTTGAAGAGGCTGTGTGCATGCGAAGACAATTATCGCTATCGGCAGATATTCGTGAGAAGATTACAGAACTGCAACCGATATTAAGTTGCCATTCAGGTTCCATTCACATTGGCAGAGTGGGATattttccttgttctttttttgtttatgcaTGTTAAGTGATGCTTTCTGTTAGCGTATGCATGTGCCAGAGCAAAAATTATGCAATGCTTGTATGCCTTTATAGGGGTGCCACTGCTGCATATTTCTATTCGATCCTAGAACAGTGCGCAAGGTTTCCAGTTGTGCTTAGAGTAGATGCTAGCATTTGTTTGTTAATCCAGGCTCTGATGCCAAAGGAATGTCCAGGCCATGAGTGGGGGCCAGCAATATGCCACTATTGAGTTTAGCTTTGCCTGGCTGGTCAATTGCACTGTGTTTGCACCTTCACACCTTTTCCAGGCCAACTTTTATGTAGAGGGGATTTCCCAATGTGTTTGTTTCCCGTTAGACATTAATTTATAGCTGTATTGGTTGATGCATTTTTAGTTGTGCTGTGCTGCTTCTCGAACAAATGCTTTCAGACTTGGTTTGCTGACATTTTCTTGCGTGTTAAGTTAATGCATACGGAGATGCTTAGAGAATCCAAATTGAACAGTCCAGCATTTCTTGCCAGCTCTTTTTCATAATGCAGATGGAACTGCATTGCTTCATAATGTGTCTAGCTTTAGGATACAATTGAAGCTGTTTTCAAGTGCTTGAAAACTCGTCACTGCACAATGTTTACTGTTTGTACAAGATGCATCATGACAGTCGTTGCTCACACTTTTTAAGAAGGGCAAACTTGTCAACTACATAATTCATATCTGAAATGTAAATTTCAGCATGGGTAAAACATCAATTATGTACTGCACTATGTACTGCACAGTCGGACAATCTGCAATCAAGGTGCAACATTTTGTGCACATTTCCTTGAAATTGATTGCCGTGTGTGAAACGGGCATGTATGATAGTTTGACAAAAATTGAAACTGATGTTTGAATTTCATGTTGAGATGTGTGATTAATTTACAGCAGCAGATGCCAACGTTGTGAACTTGTCTTGCATCTTTTACTAGCCTCTCGTTTTTTGTCGTCCACTGCCTTCTTAAATTATGAACCTGGGTTCAAAGCTTTGCCTGCTGTCCATGGCAGGGCAAAATTGGTGCATTGGTGCCTGTCGTGCTGGTGATGCTTGCCTGCACAGTTTTCCTTGTCAGCAGTATGTATAACCAGAGTTTTAGCTTAGTGGGAACATACAGTCGAATTTCGTTACAACAGTCACATCAAACGTGAAAATACCTTCAATATATCTGATATTTGTTATAGGCATATATTTGTTACATGCTGGGTACTGGTTAGAAATATTTTAGATTTATTTCGTTATATCTGTGTTCATtttatcgaggtttgactgtatgtcAAAATACTGGGAAGCAGTGTAGAACAGGAATAGCAGCATTGGTGGCGACATATGATGCTGTTTGATTGAGTTTTGCTCTAAGATAAAAACGTGTTACAAGAAACTTCTGTATAGGAAAAAAGCAGATACGAAAATACCTTCGTGATTATGCAATGCCAAAATGTTTATCCCAGAAGCAGAACACTGCTGCACATAACAGCAGTAGTTTTGCATGCTTTGATTCCGTACAGCATCACCGCATGTTGCCACCAGTCGTGTTGATACGGCTTCCTGTATCCAGGGCCAGTATTCTTGACTCGACACTTTTGGGGATACTTCAGCTTGACGTGTCCAGTGGACAGTTCAATGGGGTTATGTCGGTGTTCTGCCTGCTGGCATAGCCAATAAGCATGAACCGAAAGCGGCATCTTGAAAAGTGATTGATGCAGAACACGGCCTTTACTACACTATGCTAAAACTATTATGTTGAGGGGCCTGGCTTCATGGTGGGTAAATGTAAGCGTGACCCTCAAAAAGGTTTTCTCCAAGTGCCTTTGCTATGAGGGAATAGACACTCATATCTACTGGTAGAAAGAGATTACATAGGTTTTGAAAAGCACAGCacttgtgtatgtatgtgttgAGTGAGTGTGATGTAAATACCTACAGAAAATTTTTTTACTAGTGTGACCACAGGGAAGATCAATTGTTTTGTGGGtagactctttttttttctcggccaCATAGCTTTTGATCTAATAAAATTGTATATGGGTCTTACCTCAGTCTTTGAGTTTTTAGTGCATGCAGCTGTACACCAGTTGCCGACTTCATGCAGAGTCGTAGCAGCTCCTGCTTGTGTAAATAGAAAGAACTGCTTG
This genomic window from Dermacentor albipictus isolate Rhodes 1998 colony chromosome 9, USDA_Dalb.pri_finalv2, whole genome shotgun sequence contains:
- the LOC135903687 gene encoding pleckstrin homology domain-containing family F member 2-like isoform X3, which codes for MCRKKQKPRQFFLFNDILVYGNILINKKKYNKQHIIPLEEVKLENLGDDGTGLKNGWLIRTPTKSFAVYAATATEKTEWMAHINKCVEDTIRKTGKYPTKEHAAVWVPDAEAGYCMHCRKTQFTMLNRRHHCRKCGTVVCGPCSNRKFLLPAQSTKPLRVCLTCYDALSRASILELTTGGMARVQQKMDKPVTGADSSGEDDSDYDDDDNRRADGSADNGLSKDIDGLTFDEKPTFYGDMMEAKSPELEVAEEAKAVPVSTHPEESSSLQDVSPTYENVKGDAPAVDPMAGGEPHPDGH
- the LOC135903687 gene encoding pleckstrin homology domain-containing family F member 2-like isoform X2, which codes for MVDSLVNTRANAKRIANIENCFGSSGQPLASHGRVLVGEGVLTKMCRKKQKPRQFFLFNDILVYGNILINKKKYNKQHIIPLEEVKLENLGDDGTGLKNGWLIRTPTKSFAVYAATATEKTEWMAHINKCVEDTIRKTGKYPTKEHAAVWVPDAEAGYCMHCRKTQFTMLNRRHHCRKCGTVVCGPCSNRKFLLPAQSTKPLRVCLTCYDALSRASILELTTGGMARVQQKMDKPVTGADSSGEDDSDYDDDDNRRADGSADNGLSKDIDGLTFDEKPTFYGDMMEAKSPELEVAEEAKAVPVSTHPEESSSLQDVSPTYENVKGDAPAVDPMAGGEPHPDGH
- the LOC135903687 gene encoding pleckstrin homology domain-containing family F member 2-like isoform X1, producing the protein MAPRSTMDCGTVNTRANAKRIANIENCFGSSGQPLASHGRVLVGEGVLTKMCRKKQKPRQFFLFNDILVYGNILINKKKYNKQHIIPLEEVKLENLGDDGTGLKNGWLIRTPTKSFAVYAATATEKTEWMAHINKCVEDTIRKTGKYPTKEHAAVWVPDAEAGYCMHCRKTQFTMLNRRHHCRKCGTVVCGPCSNRKFLLPAQSTKPLRVCLTCYDALSRASILELTTGGMARVQQKMDKPVTGADSSGEDDSDYDDDDNRRADGSADNGLSKDIDGLTFDEKPTFYGDMMEAKSPELEVAEEAKAVPVSTHPEESSSLQDVSPTYENVKGDAPAVDPMAGGEPHPDGH